Proteins found in one Eriocheir sinensis breed Jianghai 21 chromosome 14, ASM2467909v1, whole genome shotgun sequence genomic segment:
- the LOC126998608 gene encoding uncharacterized protein LOC126998608 isoform X1, with the protein MKVTAVLVAGLLAVLVAQAGARSVAVEQVSSALQESFNSLNSKRNEWFENYSTMNNMTKTTNARLAELGLVSKMALPLMWYLYQMAVKSEKKHYPKLAESGEQSLPYHFETTLAESTLGLNYYLEATLILQNYRDFQVRILKDEEAIFFLNFNFNERRAVMGYTHNQEHTEKIVLEGDNFPDIQLYQPFRVNVQVISDCIVASFWLTNLDLSMPMPLPEKHIWCTRDYSYGQDVSFDIDTLEAEDHQHHDSQDEQEQDSQEQDSQEENSHEKEGSNEIKLVSTVIYNGFIYM; encoded by the exons ATGAAAGTTACGGCAGTGTTGGTGGCGGGGCTGCTGGCCGTCCTCGTGGCCCAG GCCGGGGCGCGGTCTGTGGCCGTGGAGCAGGTGTCCTCGGCACTGCAGGAAAGTTTCAATTCCTTGAACTCCAAAAGAAACGAATGGTTTGAAAACTATTCAACCATGAATAACATGACGAAGACAACCAATGCCAGACTGGCGGAGCTTGGCTTGGTCAGCAA AATGGCGCTGCCCCTGATGTGGTATTTGTACCAGATGGCGGTGAAGAGCGAGAAGAAACATTACCCGAAACTGGCGGAATCGGGGGAGCAGTCTCTTCCCTACCATTTCGAAACCACCCTCGCCGAATCCACGTTGGGCCTCAACTATTACCTGGAGGCAACATTAATCCTCCAGAACTACCGCGA TTTCCAGGTGCGGATTCTTAAGGATGAAGAAGCCATCTTCTTCCTGAACTTCAACTTCAATGAAAG ACGGGCAGTGATGGGCTACACCCACAACCAGGAACACACGGAGAAGATTGTGCTCGAGGGCGACAACTTCCCTGACATCCAACTCTACCAGCCTTTCAGG GTTAATGTGCAGGTGATAAGTGACTGCATTGTTGCCTCCTTCTGGCTGACCAACCTTGACCTGAGCATGCCAATGCCTCTGCCTGAGAAACACATCTGGTGCACAAGG GACTACTCATACGGACAAGACGTCTCATTTGATATTGACACACTCGAAGCTGAAGATCACCAACACCATGACAGCCAAGATGAACAGGAGCAGGATAGCCAGGAACAAGATAGTCAAGAGGAAAATTCCCATGAGAAAGAAGGTAGTAATGAAATCAAGTTAGTTTCTACTGTAATTTACAATGGATTTATCTATATGTAG